The following are encoded together in the Kribbella sp. CA-293567 genome:
- a CDS encoding chromosome segregation ATPase: MSTPTTTEDGPFDILGSKVLLGVQVVDLSRLSTHPIPMVGQGLVTVAGQGPVDSNGAGKSSWIAALSLLHADDQWRLTSGAPGAAELLFTAEAAGQEGTWSNVDRGYIVGVFSDPDLTELAEIEAAAITVWIRINRKASYLDLRWKSGLHVPYGSTEAERAAGADALWAALPHSNGRTDFHANKLSSVLYGGQVRCVSFLSTSVRSSPTANLLAEPLNELGPARIFNAIATLTGLDHELEQEQAHRSTEHTQREATKQAAADLQRWEQEMATVEAGILQRAAARDALTAARESWRARSARHLLDGDARNSEILEELGVLDERVAEQEAKRETVDTEIEAFGSEENLLRDVQLTRQERDKLDARDRELDLAQRSVREQLERLGQEHRRLLDAGRSADGRDLSAAAEEQEEARAVLEEHIGRDHAARSSVGQATAELKEAESGQTVSAPQQQVLANAGIECGALTDITELASADRAEWEPRLAPYREAVVVDAADVALATSALSDAGYSGFLLVLANRPEAVPFEGGPVSADKRFQLDGFFAALAARAAKEVIDDPAGVVAVGQFEEAITGRTARIEAARRRLEAAVEARAAASAALEQARARVDQAERRTAAARALGTATGVQEEILALREANDQHEADRDSLAPALQAAKESAEAAAGQQLVRDERLKNLEATRRDHGRVLDELAGRRLMLLEEQAGLDLASRTAAWGGSAAEASEFLVALPDEAAQRRTTADWNHQACTQLDDVIRRCFPNARSREEIPSELWEILNGPDGWSNGTLGARVALVPALQRTLASHLAQHETFDSLQQQQIASQRAERNAALERAREGLDESESTARAHRSSLADGIKARLRLVSAEFDRLDQQYGGYGAKLEYPEPDPPAEPDKPWRWTVTPKWRRSEGGPFSAFNVKGNTAQMDEKAVKLVCAAALAGGSDRPLLLILDELGRNLGSQHRREAVALFEQIGRDRNITVIGALQDDMERYALSSSRLYVKLRRSSDTMAYNQAPVVKGNDEYSARVELLRSWLDSYRGPRPTLDLANPMLDADADVNARLDADPTLDSVPALDSAATLDSAGLAESAAGVAVTTSTASASDVDANTHRGSTAEDTSGSAGKASKSATRRKAAKAVKSAEPESTDSNSAAPAEDGPDARP, translated from the coding sequence ATGAGCACCCCCACCACGACCGAGGACGGGCCGTTCGACATCCTCGGCTCGAAGGTGCTGCTCGGCGTTCAGGTCGTCGACCTGTCCCGGCTGTCGACGCACCCGATCCCGATGGTCGGCCAGGGCCTGGTCACTGTCGCCGGTCAGGGCCCGGTCGACTCCAACGGCGCCGGCAAGTCGTCCTGGATCGCCGCGTTGTCGCTTCTGCACGCCGACGACCAGTGGCGGCTGACCAGCGGTGCCCCCGGCGCCGCCGAGTTGCTCTTCACCGCTGAAGCGGCCGGCCAGGAAGGCACCTGGTCGAATGTCGACCGTGGCTACATCGTCGGCGTCTTCTCCGACCCGGACCTGACCGAGCTGGCCGAGATCGAGGCCGCCGCGATCACCGTCTGGATCAGGATCAACCGCAAAGCGTCGTACCTGGATCTCCGCTGGAAGAGCGGCCTGCACGTCCCGTACGGCAGCACCGAGGCCGAGCGCGCCGCGGGCGCTGACGCTCTGTGGGCCGCGCTCCCCCACTCCAACGGCCGCACCGACTTCCACGCCAACAAGCTCTCCTCGGTCCTGTACGGCGGCCAGGTCCGCTGCGTCTCCTTCCTGTCCACGTCGGTCCGGTCGTCCCCCACGGCCAACCTGCTCGCCGAGCCGCTCAACGAGCTCGGTCCGGCCCGTATCTTCAACGCGATCGCTACCCTGACCGGCCTCGATCACGAGCTGGAGCAGGAACAGGCACACCGCTCCACCGAGCACACCCAACGCGAGGCGACCAAGCAAGCAGCGGCCGACCTGCAGCGGTGGGAGCAGGAGATGGCCACCGTCGAGGCGGGCATCCTGCAACGCGCCGCGGCCCGCGACGCGCTGACGGCCGCTCGCGAGTCCTGGCGAGCCCGCAGCGCGCGGCACCTGCTCGACGGGGACGCGCGGAACAGCGAGATCCTCGAGGAGCTGGGGGTTCTCGACGAGCGGGTGGCCGAGCAGGAGGCCAAGCGCGAGACGGTCGACACCGAGATCGAGGCGTTCGGCAGCGAGGAGAACCTGCTTCGCGACGTCCAGCTGACCCGCCAGGAGCGCGACAAGCTCGACGCCCGCGACCGCGAGCTCGATCTGGCGCAACGGTCGGTCCGCGAGCAGCTCGAGCGGCTCGGCCAGGAGCACCGCCGGTTGCTCGACGCCGGACGTTCGGCCGACGGCCGGGATCTCTCCGCGGCCGCGGAGGAACAAGAAGAGGCCCGCGCCGTACTGGAGGAGCACATCGGCCGGGATCACGCGGCCCGTTCCTCGGTGGGCCAGGCGACTGCCGAGCTGAAGGAAGCTGAGAGCGGCCAGACCGTCTCGGCTCCGCAGCAACAGGTGCTCGCCAACGCGGGGATCGAGTGTGGCGCGCTCACCGACATCACCGAGCTGGCGAGTGCCGATCGTGCCGAGTGGGAGCCACGGCTTGCGCCGTACAGGGAGGCTGTTGTCGTCGACGCGGCTGACGTTGCGCTCGCGACGTCTGCTCTCAGCGACGCCGGCTACTCGGGATTCCTACTCGTGCTGGCCAACCGGCCCGAGGCAGTGCCTTTCGAGGGCGGCCCCGTATCGGCGGACAAGCGCTTCCAGCTGGACGGGTTCTTCGCCGCGCTGGCAGCTCGTGCCGCCAAAGAGGTCATCGATGATCCCGCCGGTGTGGTCGCGGTCGGGCAGTTCGAGGAAGCGATCACCGGTCGTACCGCCCGAATCGAGGCTGCCCGCCGCCGACTCGAGGCAGCCGTCGAGGCTCGCGCCGCTGCCTCGGCCGCCCTTGAGCAGGCTCGTGCTCGGGTCGACCAGGCTGAGCGTCGTACGGCGGCAGCTCGCGCGTTGGGTACCGCGACCGGCGTACAGGAGGAGATCCTTGCTCTCCGCGAAGCGAACGACCAGCACGAGGCGGATCGCGACAGCCTCGCTCCCGCTCTTCAGGCAGCCAAGGAATCAGCGGAAGCAGCAGCTGGGCAGCAACTCGTCCGCGATGAGCGGCTGAAGAATCTCGAAGCCACCCGTCGCGACCACGGCCGAGTTCTCGATGAGCTGGCCGGTCGTCGCCTCATGCTGCTGGAAGAGCAAGCCGGACTCGACCTGGCCAGCCGGACGGCCGCTTGGGGTGGCAGCGCGGCCGAGGCCTCCGAGTTCCTCGTCGCGTTGCCGGACGAAGCTGCCCAGCGCCGTACGACGGCTGATTGGAACCACCAGGCCTGCACCCAACTCGACGACGTCATCCGGCGCTGTTTCCCGAACGCTCGCTCGCGGGAGGAGATCCCGTCAGAGCTCTGGGAGATCCTCAACGGCCCTGACGGCTGGTCGAACGGCACTCTCGGTGCCCGAGTCGCGCTGGTCCCCGCGTTGCAGCGGACACTTGCCAGCCACTTGGCGCAGCACGAGACCTTCGACAGCCTGCAACAACAGCAGATCGCCAGCCAGCGGGCCGAACGCAACGCCGCCCTGGAGCGCGCTCGCGAGGGGCTCGACGAGTCGGAGAGCACCGCCCGTGCTCACCGTTCCTCCCTCGCCGACGGCATCAAGGCTCGGCTACGTCTCGTCTCTGCGGAGTTCGATCGCCTGGACCAGCAGTACGGCGGCTACGGAGCCAAGCTCGAGTACCCGGAGCCCGACCCGCCGGCCGAGCCGGACAAGCCGTGGCGCTGGACCGTCACGCCGAAGTGGCGGCGCTCGGAGGGTGGCCCGTTCTCCGCGTTCAACGTCAAGGGCAACACCGCCCAGATGGATGAGAAAGCGGTCAAGCTCGTCTGCGCCGCCGCCCTCGCGGGCGGTAGCGACCGCCCACTGTTGCTGATCCTGGACGAACTGGGCCGCAACCTCGGCTCCCAGCACCGCCGCGAAGCAGTAGCGCTCTTCGAACAGATCGGCCGCGACCGCAACATCACGGTCATCGGCGCCCTCCAGGACGACATGGAACGCTACGCGCTGTCGTCTTCCCGCCTCTACGTCAAGCTCCGCCGGTCTTCCGACACCATGGCGTACAACCAGGCCCCCGTCGTCAAAGGCAACGACGAGTACTCCGCACGGGTTGAACTCCTGCGCAGTTGGCTCGACTCGTATCGCGGCCCCCGCCCGACACTGGACCTGGCCAACCCCATGCTCGACGCCGATGCCGACGTCAACGCCAGGCTTGACGCCGATCCGACGCTCGACTCGGTTCCCGCGCTCGACTCGGCTGCGACGCTCGACTCAGCCGGCCTGGCTGAGTCGGCCGCAGGGGTAGCAGTCACTACCTCAACCGCTTCAGCCTCCGACGTCGACGCGAACACACACCGAGGATCCACTGCTGAAGACACCTCCGGCTCTGCAGGGAAGGCCAGCAAGTCGGCCACCCGACGAAAGGCGGCTAAAGCGGTCAAGTCAGCCGAGCCTGAAAGCACGGACTCCAACTCCGCAGCGCCCGCCGAAGACGGGCCTGATGCCCGTCCGTGA
- a CDS encoding GrpB family protein: protein MRLDRIEIVEYDARWPGLFEEQRRRVESVMSEYLAGPVEHIGSTAVPGLPAKPIIDMAVVVRDHAECVGAFDALASIGWLRAPEPGDPEALKWSLCFPSVERRTHHLHVYEQGSDRLQTLLAFRDHLRVDAADRAEYGRIKRELAAVDDQDRPRYRTGKAPFIVDVLARLSS, encoded by the coding sequence ATGCGGCTGGATCGGATCGAGATCGTCGAGTACGACGCTCGCTGGCCGGGGTTGTTCGAAGAGCAACGCCGGCGGGTGGAGTCGGTCATGTCGGAGTATCTGGCTGGGCCTGTCGAGCACATAGGAAGCACGGCTGTTCCGGGCCTGCCGGCCAAGCCGATTATCGATATGGCGGTAGTGGTTCGCGACCATGCGGAATGTGTGGGCGCGTTCGACGCTTTGGCGTCCATCGGTTGGTTGCGGGCGCCCGAGCCGGGAGATCCAGAGGCTCTTAAGTGGTCGCTGTGCTTTCCGTCCGTCGAGCGACGGACACATCATCTGCACGTCTACGAGCAGGGCTCCGACAGATTGCAGACGCTTCTGGCGTTTCGTGATCACCTGAGAGTGGACGCCGCCGATCGGGCGGAGTACGGGCGGATCAAGCGGGAGTTGGCCGCTGTTGACGACCAAGATCGGCCGCGCTACCGAACTGGTAAGGCGCCCTTCATCGTCGACGTGCTCGCACGACTGAGTTCGTAG